In Streptomyces sp. SLBN-118, the following are encoded in one genomic region:
- a CDS encoding ABC transporter ATP-binding protein encodes MVAPPDNDVLWARSLHHSHNGSPALVGVSLGVREGEILAVCGPRGSGKTTLLRCLSGQLVAREGEVWFNSSPVHTLSVPRRERLRRDRFGWIDPEPTLVPELTAWENAALPLLLRGMSHRAAKSAAMEWLERLDIGACARKRPYALLQAQRQRVAAARALAATPSVLFADEPTATLHRADRAHLLRLLTAAARSHRITVVLATHDAEVAALADRSIALVDGRRVNSLATVDAEGRPECSLSV; translated from the coding sequence ATGGTGGCTCCGCCGGACAACGATGTGCTCTGGGCTCGTTCCCTGCACCACTCCCACAACGGCTCGCCCGCGCTCGTCGGCGTATCGCTCGGCGTACGGGAGGGCGAGATCCTCGCCGTGTGCGGGCCCCGCGGCAGTGGCAAGACCACGCTTCTGAGGTGCCTGTCGGGTCAACTGGTCGCGCGGGAGGGCGAAGTCTGGTTCAACAGCTCCCCCGTGCACACGCTGAGCGTGCCGCGGCGCGAGCGGCTTCGCAGGGACCGCTTCGGGTGGATCGACCCCGAGCCGACGCTGGTCCCGGAGCTGACTGCGTGGGAGAACGCCGCCCTGCCGCTGCTGCTGCGCGGTATGTCGCACCGCGCGGCGAAGAGCGCGGCGATGGAGTGGCTGGAGCGGCTCGACATCGGAGCGTGTGCGCGTAAGCGGCCGTATGCGCTGCTGCAGGCGCAGCGGCAACGGGTCGCCGCCGCGCGGGCGCTGGCCGCCACGCCATCGGTGCTGTTCGCGGACGAGCCGACGGCGACGCTGCACCGGGCGGACCGGGCGCATCTGCTGCGTTTGCTCACGGCCGCGGCCCGTTCGCACCGCATCACCGTCGTGCTCGCCACGCATGACGCGGAGGTCGCGGCGCTCGCCGACCGTTCGATCGCGCTCGTCGACGGCCGGCGGGTCAACTCGCTCGCGACCGTGGACGCGGAAGGCCGGCCCGAGTGCTCGCTTTCCGTCTAG
- a CDS encoding aspartate aminotransferase family protein, with protein sequence MGNPIAVSKDLSKAAYDHLWMHFTRMSSYENAPVPTIVRGEGTYIYDDKGKRYLDGLSGLFVVNAGHGRHELAEAAYKQAQELAFFPVWSYAHPKAVELAERLAQHAPGDLNKVFFTTGGGEAVETAWKLAKQYFKLTGKPTKYKVISRAVAYHGTPQGALSITGLPALKAPFEPLVPGAHKVPNTNIYRAPIHGDDPEAFGRWAADQIEQQILFEGPDTVAAVFLEPVQNAGGCFPPPPGYFQRVREICDQYDVLLVSDEVICAFGRLGTMFACDKFGYVPDMITCAKGMTSGYSPIGACIVSDRLAEPFYKGDNTFLHGYTFGGHPVSAAVGLANLDIFEKEGLNQHVLDNEGAFLSTLQKLHDLPVVGDVRGNGFFYGIELVKDKATKETFTDEETERVLYGFLSKALYDAGLYCRADDRGDPVVQLAPPLISTQETFDEIEGVLRGVLAEAWTKL encoded by the coding sequence GTGGGGAACCCGATAGCCGTGAGCAAGGACCTCTCCAAAGCCGCCTACGACCACCTGTGGATGCACTTCACCCGGATGTCGTCGTACGAGAACGCACCCGTGCCCACCATCGTGCGTGGCGAGGGCACCTACATCTACGACGACAAGGGCAAGCGCTACCTCGACGGCCTCTCCGGCCTGTTCGTGGTCAACGCGGGCCACGGCCGTCACGAGCTCGCCGAGGCCGCGTACAAGCAGGCTCAGGAGCTCGCTTTCTTCCCCGTCTGGTCCTACGCCCACCCGAAGGCCGTCGAGCTGGCCGAGCGGCTGGCCCAGCACGCCCCGGGCGACCTCAACAAGGTCTTCTTCACCACCGGTGGCGGAGAGGCGGTCGAGACCGCCTGGAAGCTGGCCAAGCAGTACTTCAAGCTCACGGGCAAGCCGACCAAGTACAAGGTCATCTCGCGTGCGGTCGCCTACCACGGCACCCCGCAGGGTGCCCTGTCCATCACCGGCCTGCCCGCGCTCAAGGCCCCCTTCGAGCCGCTGGTCCCCGGCGCGCACAAGGTGCCGAACACCAACATCTACCGCGCTCCGATCCATGGCGACGACCCCGAGGCCTTCGGCCGCTGGGCCGCCGACCAGATCGAGCAGCAGATACTCTTCGAGGGCCCGGACACGGTCGCCGCCGTGTTCCTGGAGCCGGTGCAGAACGCCGGTGGGTGCTTCCCGCCGCCGCCCGGCTACTTCCAGCGGGTCCGCGAGATCTGCGACCAGTACGACGTGCTGCTCGTCTCGGACGAGGTCATCTGTGCCTTCGGCCGCCTCGGCACGATGTTCGCCTGCGACAAGTTCGGCTACGTCCCGGACATGATCACCTGCGCCAAGGGCATGACCTCGGGCTACTCCCCGATCGGCGCGTGCATCGTCTCCGACCGCCTCGCCGAACCGTTCTACAAGGGCGACAACACCTTCCTGCACGGCTACACCTTCGGCGGCCACCCGGTCTCCGCGGCGGTGGGCCTGGCCAACCTCGACATCTTCGAGAAGGAAGGCCTCAACCAGCACGTCCTCGACAACGAGGGCGCGTTCCTCTCCACCCTGCAGAAGCTGCACGACCTGCCGGTCGTCGGCGACGTCCGCGGAAACGGCTTCTTCTACGGCATCGAGCTCGTCAAGGACAAGGCCACCAAGGAGACCTTCACCGACGAGGAGACCGAGCGTGTGCTCTACGGCTTCCTCTCGAAGGCGCTCTACGACGCCGGGCTGTACTGCCGCGCCGACGACCGTGGCGACCCGGTCGTACAGCTCGCGCCGCCGCTGATCTCCACGCAGGAGACCTTCGACGAGATCGAGGGCGTTCTGCGCGGCGTTCTCGCGGAGGCCTGGACGAAGCTCTAG